Within the Streptomyces sp. YIM 121038 genome, the region GACCAGCCGTGACACTCCCCGAAATCCTCGGCGCCCGCGCCCGTCAGACCTACTACTGGCAAGTGCGCAACCAGCGCAGCCGCAGGCGCTCCGTACACGGCGTGCACGCGTGCGAGACATGGCACATCCGCCACGGACACCCGGGCGGTGCCTACTCCGACTTCGGCCACGACCTCACCCCGCCCGACCACCACAGCCCCACCCTCCTCACGCGGCGTACTTACGGGCGGGACGACGACCAGTACCGAGGAGGCTGCCTCTCCTGCGACTGGGAGGGGAACGTCGCCGTCGGCCCGGAGCACGAGGCGTTCAACACCGCCATCGAGGACGCCCACGATCACGCGTTCCCCGACTGGCGATCGCTCCCGATCACCACCCACCGCGCCGAGCTATGGGACCTGCCCCACAACCAACTCCGGTGGGCACAGATAGCCAGCGGGTACCCCCGCGGATGGGCCGAAGCAGGGGCCCCGCTGGTCGTCTGGCGACACCGCCGAAACGACCTCCACCAGCCGCCGCACCGGCGCCGGCCCCGGTACGAACTCCAGGTCGCCAAGCCCCCTCGGCAGCTCTCCGCCACCGCAGCCGGGCAAGCAGAGCTGTTCTGAATCTTTCGGCACGGCGCCGAAGGCGACGACTCACCGGCGACCGTCGCCGTCCCCCGCCTCACCCCGTCACCGCCCGACGCCGGGCGACGGCCGCTTTCCCCAGCCCCGCCCCGGCGCGCAGCGCCACCGGAACCCCGCCCATGGCGGGCACCACCGTCATGGACAACCAGTCACGAGCCCCACCACCGCAAAGGTGGTTTAATTTCCTCCCTGGTGCCGGGGAGGGCAACACCCCGACCACCACACCGACCGACGGCGCCTGAAAAGACCGCCAAAAGGCGACGGCCAGCGCACGAGTGGCAACAAGGCGCTGGCCGTCAGTGTTCTCTCACCAAGAAAGAACCCCACCATGCTAAGCGACCAGCACCCCGACCGTCCCCGCCCCGGCGACTTCGCCCAGCTCACGACGGGTAACAGCATCGGGGCAGACCCCGGCCGCACCTTCGTCATAGTCGAGGACCTCCCGCCCCACCAGGAGCACATCGTCCTCAACCTCCCCGCCGGTCATCCGGAGCGCGACGACTGGGCCGCCGCCATCGACCTGGACGACATCGCCACGCTGACGCGCGTCACTCCCGAAGGCGCCCGCACCTGGGCACCGAACCCCGATCCCGAGGCCCGCGCGTGACCGCGCCGACCACCTCCCCGCCCGACCATGAACAGGAGAGCACCGTGCACCGCGACACCGGCGGCACGCTCTACTCGCGCGCCGAACTCAAGAAGATCCACGGCATCAGCGAGCCCACCCTCCAGAACCTCTGGAGCGACCGTGCCAACAACGGTCACCCCGAGGCCGTGGTCATCGACGGAGTCATGCACTGGTACGGGGGGAAGTGGATCACCTGGTACCACGAGCTTCAGCGGCAGCGTGCTGAGGCTGTCACCACAAATTCCCCCAACCTCTCCGGCGACCCCGAGGACGAAGTCGGCCCCGCGGAGGCCGCCCGCATCTGCGGGTTCGCTGACACCACGACCATCTCCCACTATGTGAAGAACCCGCCCGAGGGCTGGCCCGAGCCGTCCACCCACGACGTGTTGCCGAGCGGACGCAAGCGGCCGAAGTGGAAGCGGTGGCAGATGTGGGAGTACGTCGCCGAACGTAAGGGACGCGGGCACGCCGGCGGACGGCCCAAGGGCCGCCGCGGACTGGCGTACCCCTACCAGGGGGACGAGCGGCTCACCCTCGCCCGGCAGGCCGTTGCTGCCAACCCCGGTGCGACGAACGCCGAGCTGATCCCGGACCTCCAGACCCAGACGGAGAAGCTCTACTCCCGCCCGACCTGGAATCTGATTCTGAAGTCCGCCCGCGAGAACCCCGAGGACTAGTCGTGACCGCCGTCCCCTGTCCGCGATGCGCCGGGCCGCTCGGCGAGCGGCCCGCCCGATCCCGCCTCACGGCCGACCGTGACGTGTGGATCTGCACCCTGTGCGGCACCGACGAAGCCGTACGTGAAGCCACTGGCCGGACGCCCGTTCCCTTCGGTGACTGGCCCGTGCGTCCGTAGTACCTACCGCTTGCCGGCCCCGACCCCCGCTCCCTCGGAGCGGGGGCCGTTCGCGTACCCGGAGCCGGAGGGGCAGCGCTCAGACGTTTCGGTCGTGATGCCGCTGGGCCATCCCCTGAACGAACGCGGCGGCCAGACCGGTGGCCAGCCCGATCCCAAGTGCCGTCCCCCACCGGGCCCCGTCCGGATCGGAGAGCAACGGGTGCACGGCGAGGGTGACCACGACCAGGGTGATGAGTGAGACGGCGAGCGGCGGAACGCGGTACCACCACGGCGTACGTCGGCCAGTGCTCATAAGCCCTCCCCAGCGATCCCAGCGTCCTGGTGATCACCCTAGTGATCACCAGG harbors:
- a CDS encoding DUF6349 family protein yields the protein MTLPEILGARARQTYYWQVRNQRSRRRSVHGVHACETWHIRHGHPGGAYSDFGHDLTPPDHHSPTLLTRRTYGRDDDQYRGGCLSCDWEGNVAVGPEHEAFNTAIEDAHDHAFPDWRSLPITTHRAELWDLPHNQLRWAQIASGYPRGWAEAGAPLVVWRHRRNDLHQPPHRRRPRYELQVAKPPRQLSATAAGQAELF
- a CDS encoding DUF6211 family protein — its product is MLSDQHPDRPRPGDFAQLTTGNSIGADPGRTFVIVEDLPPHQEHIVLNLPAGHPERDDWAAAIDLDDIATLTRVTPEGARTWAPNPDPEARA